In a genomic window of Tissierella sp. Yu-01:
- a CDS encoding chemotaxis protein CheA translates to MDDNSKYRDLFFEETDEYLQTLNECLLELEKDPEDSSVLDEIFRAAHTLKGMAATMGYKTMSELTHSMESVLELYRNGKNLITSEIISLVFKCLDRLSEIVEDIREEKYDEIKIEDLVLELSSVAKGGPNAGNNKVAQEVDTFSSEMSETDKLIIHNANEKGYNAYNIIVTLEAGCLLKGARAYLVVNKLEQNGEIIHTEPTTEKLEEGDFENSFNLIYLSKEDAKEIKELIEDISEIEKVSIEKISLDENLAREAVVEDKQIKQTKEEKVEEVVYSKEKDKPKSNIHHASQSIRVDINKLDNFMNLVSELVIYRTRLEDISGKVNYTEINEPLEQVARITSELQDLVLKIRMEPVNVVFNRFPRMVRDLTKELKKEIELVIEGEETELDRTVVSELGEPLIHLIRNAADHGIESVEKRKTLGKSETGLIKLSAYQEGNRVVITVSDDGKGIDPEAIRESAIRKGIDVKGLGEKDLIQLIFHQGFSTAKQVTNVSGRGVGMDVVRQKIISLGGSIEVHSEVNVGTDFIIKLPLTLSIIQSLMVEVGRHTFAVPLGIIDKVVRVEKEEIFKSHSNEVYMYRGKAIPVIRVNEKLSLETTDDEKHIILIQLGDQHYGLLVDGLIGQQEIVIKKLTGILSKMKEYLGATILGNGDITLILDAGNLCSERTVEKIG, encoded by the coding sequence ATGGACGATAATAGTAAATATAGAGATCTCTTCTTTGAAGAAACTGATGAGTATTTACAAACTCTAAATGAATGTTTACTTGAATTAGAGAAGGATCCAGAAGATAGTAGTGTTTTAGATGAAATATTTAGGGCAGCTCATACATTAAAAGGTATGGCCGCTACTATGGGTTATAAGACTATGTCTGAATTGACACATAGTATGGAAAGTGTTTTGGAACTTTACAGAAATGGGAAGAACTTGATAACATCAGAAATAATAAGCTTGGTATTCAAATGTCTAGACAGACTATCAGAAATTGTTGAGGACATAAGAGAAGAAAAATATGATGAAATAAAAATTGAAGATCTAGTATTAGAACTATCAAGTGTAGCCAAGGGTGGGCCTAATGCAGGCAATAATAAAGTAGCCCAAGAAGTGGATACCTTTTCTAGTGAGATGAGTGAAACAGATAAATTAATTATTCACAATGCAAATGAGAAAGGATATAATGCTTATAATATAATAGTAACCTTAGAAGCTGGATGTTTATTAAAAGGTGCAAGAGCATACTTAGTTGTGAACAAGTTAGAGCAAAATGGTGAAATTATCCACACTGAACCAACTACAGAGAAACTTGAAGAAGGAGACTTTGAGAATAGTTTCAACCTTATTTACTTATCAAAAGAAGATGCTAAGGAAATAAAGGAATTGATTGAAGATATATCTGAAATTGAGAAGGTCTCAATTGAGAAGATTTCATTAGATGAAAACTTAGCAAGGGAAGCAGTTGTAGAAGATAAACAAATTAAGCAAACTAAGGAAGAAAAGGTTGAAGAAGTAGTTTATAGTAAGGAGAAGGACAAGCCTAAAAGCAATATTCATCATGCAAGTCAATCCATTAGAGTAGATATAAACAAGTTAGACAACTTTATGAACTTAGTATCAGAATTGGTGATATACCGTACTAGATTAGAGGACATATCTGGTAAGGTGAATTATACAGAAATAAATGAACCTTTAGAACAAGTAGCTAGAATTACATCTGAACTACAGGACTTGGTGCTTAAAATCAGAATGGAACCAGTAAATGTAGTATTTAATAGATTCCCTCGAATGGTAAGAGACCTTACTAAAGAATTGAAGAAGGAGATAGAACTTGTCATAGAGGGAGAGGAAACAGAGCTAGATAGAACAGTGGTATCTGAATTAGGTGAACCACTAATCCATCTAATTAGAAATGCAGCAGACCATGGAATTGAGTCAGTTGAAAAAAGAAAAACTCTTGGTAAATCTGAAACAGGTTTGATTAAGCTATCAGCTTATCAAGAGGGAAATAGAGTTGTTATTACAGTAAGTGACGATGGAAAAGGAATTGACCCAGAGGCTATTCGTGAAAGCGCAATTAGAAAGGGTATTGATGTAAAAGGTCTAGGAGAAAAGGACCTAATACAATTAATATTCCATCAAGGCTTCTCTACCGCAAAGCAAGTGACTAATGTATCAGGTAGAGGGGTTGGTATGGACGTGGTAAGGCAAAAGATAATTAGCCTAGGTGGAAGTATAGAGGTACACAGTGAGGTAAATGTAGGTACAGACTTTATCATTAAGCTTCCATTAACTCTATCAATTATACAATCCTTAATGGTTGAGGTAGGAAGACACACTTTTGCCGTACCATTGGGAATTATTGATAAGGTAGTAAGGGTAGAAAAGGAAGAAATATTCAAATCACATAGCAATGAGGTTTATATGTATAGAGGTAAGGCAATTCCTGTTATAAGGGTAAATGAAAAGTTATCATTGGAAACTACAGATGATGAAAAACATATTATTTTGATACAATTAGGAGATCAACATTATGGACTTTTAGTTGATGGTCTAATAGGACAACAGGAGATTGTAATTAAAAAATTAACAGGTATATTGAGTAAGATGAAGGAATATTTAGGCGCTACTATTTTAGGCAATGGAGATATTACCCTAATACTTGATGCTGGTAATCTATGTAGTGAAAGGACGGTTGAAAAAATTGGATAA
- a CDS encoding protein-glutamate O-methyltransferase CheR encodes MSLDFDFFYNWAYRNLNLNLDAYKETQLQRRIGTVMKNAGATDLQEYAKLISNDEKIKRDFLNYITINVTEFFRNKEIFEEFENVLKEILVPRFKTINIWSAACSIGAEPYSLAIIMDKNKIPIKNKILATDIDEPILQKARQGVYKENEIKNISKDNLKNYFTLNEKEYAVDEKIKNMVTFKKHDLILDNYEKGFNAIVCRNVTIYFKNETRDLIYRKFQESLVPGGIFFTGATESIYNPKEYGLKKLSTFIYEKI; translated from the coding sequence ATGAGTCTAGATTTTGACTTTTTTTATAACTGGGCATATAGAAACTTGAATTTAAATTTAGATGCATATAAGGAAACCCAGCTTCAAAGAAGAATAGGTACTGTTATGAAAAATGCTGGAGCAACTGATCTTCAAGAATATGCTAAATTAATCAGTAATGATGAAAAGATAAAAAGGGATTTTTTAAACTATATAACAATTAATGTAACGGAATTCTTTAGAAATAAGGAAATATTTGAAGAGTTTGAAAATGTCTTAAAAGAAATTTTAGTACCTAGATTTAAAACCATAAATATTTGGAGTGCAGCATGTTCAATTGGAGCTGAGCCATATTCGTTAGCTATTATAATGGACAAGAATAAAATTCCCATTAAGAATAAGATTTTAGCTACGGATATAGATGAACCAATACTTCAAAAAGCAAGGCAAGGTGTTTATAAAGAAAACGAAATTAAAAATATAAGTAAAGATAATTTGAAGAATTACTTCACCTTAAATGAAAAAGAATATGCTGTTGATGAGAAGATTAAAAATATGGTTACTTTTAAAAAGCATGATTTAATTCTTGATAACTATGAGAAGGGATTCAACGCCATAGTATGTAGAAATGTAACCATATATTTCAAGAATGAAACAAGGGATTTAATATATAGAAAGTTTCAAGAATCTTTAGTTCCAGGCGGTATATTTTTCACTGGAGCAACAGAAAGCATATATAATCCAAAAGAATATGGACTAAAAAAATTATCAACCTTTATATATGAAAAAATTTAA
- a CDS encoding response regulator, with the protein MSKRVLIVDDAIFMRMKLKDILEKNGFEVVGEAQNGLEAVEKFKSERPDLVTMDITMPEMDGVAALKSIKQIDSNAKVVMCSAMGQQTMVMEAIQSGAVDFIVKPFESDRVIQSLNKAIR; encoded by the coding sequence ATGTCAAAAAGAGTTTTGATAGTTGATGATGCTATTTTTATGAGAATGAAATTAAAAGATATATTGGAGAAAAACGGTTTTGAAGTAGTTGGAGAAGCACAAAATGGACTAGAAGCAGTAGAAAAGTTCAAGTCAGAAAGACCAGACTTAGTAACTATGGATATTACCATGCCGGAAATGGATGGAGTAGCTGCGTTAAAGAGTATTAAACAAATAGACAGTAATGCTAAAGTGGTTATGTGTAGCGCAATGGGACAACAGACCATGGTAATGGAAGCAATTCAATCAGGAGCTGTAGATTTTATTGTAAAGCCTTTCGAAAGTGATAGAGTTATACAATCATTAAATAAAGCTATTAGATAA
- a CDS encoding chemotaxis protein CheW codes for MQIIVFSLGEKHYAISTDKVEEISKRIPSTVVPNAPDWVDGLINLRGNVVTLLSLSKLLQQEDSLCYNNIIILNDNDEKIGLLVKNVVQVMDIQETDIQRVVDETIDGFIGIIQKDEVIINIIDIEILLSKNEGFI; via the coding sequence ATGCAAATAATAGTATTTAGCTTAGGAGAAAAGCACTATGCAATATCTACTGATAAAGTAGAGGAAATAAGCAAAAGAATTCCATCAACTGTAGTGCCTAATGCGCCTGATTGGGTAGATGGACTCATAAATTTAAGAGGTAATGTAGTCACATTATTAAGTTTAAGTAAACTTTTGCAACAGGAAGATAGTCTATGCTATAATAATATCATTATACTGAATGATAATGACGAAAAAATAGGTCTTTTGGTGAAAAATGTAGTACAAGTTATGGATATACAAGAGACTGACATACAAAGAGTAGTAGATGAGACCATAGATGGCTTTATTGGAATTATCCAGAAAGATGAAGTTATCATAAATATTATTGACATAGAAATATTATTATCAAAAAATGAGGGATTCATTTGA
- the fliM gene encoding flagellar motor switch protein FliM — translation MNQVLSQQEIDSLLNALHSGEIDPNTIKEEEEKNKVKSYDFRRPIKLSKEYINTLYMIFENFSKMAGNAVSNLIHSNVDIKIGAIEQVSFDEFIHSIPNPTVMGLFHSKLLKGSQFIEINPQFCVQVIELMCGGAESSYTKNLKKKDTFTDIELGILEETILTFLRAFKAAWSEVVELETELDDIQTNPQLVQSMSPNEPIILISLILELFENKTFMNICIPYMSFEDITDKLSMKNWFDFEKEGNQDYKEVLTKKIESLVVDLEVDLGETFMTVDDFLQIEVGDIIQLNRKINDPLKMYVEDKLHYFVRPGEVDDKIAVEVLQYIEEDVE, via the coding sequence TTGAACCAAGTACTATCACAACAAGAAATAGATTCTTTGTTAAATGCACTTCATAGCGGGGAGATAGACCCCAATACAATTAAAGAAGAAGAGGAAAAGAATAAGGTTAAATCCTACGATTTTAGAAGACCAATAAAGCTTTCCAAAGAATATATAAATACCTTATATATGATTTTTGAGAACTTCTCAAAAATGGCTGGGAATGCTGTATCTAATTTGATACATAGTAATGTTGACATTAAAATCGGTGCAATAGAACAAGTAAGCTTTGATGAATTCATACACTCAATTCCGAACCCTACTGTAATGGGATTATTTCATTCAAAGCTACTAAAAGGTTCCCAATTCATAGAGATAAATCCCCAGTTTTGTGTTCAAGTAATAGAGCTGATGTGCGGGGGAGCTGAAAGTTCTTATACCAAAAATTTAAAGAAAAAAGATACTTTTACTGATATTGAGCTAGGTATATTGGAAGAAACCATATTAACTTTTCTTAGAGCTTTTAAAGCTGCCTGGAGTGAAGTTGTTGAATTAGAAACTGAATTGGATGATATACAGACTAATCCTCAACTTGTACAAAGCATGTCTCCTAATGAACCAATTATACTAATAAGTTTAATACTAGAGTTGTTTGAGAATAAGACCTTTATGAATATATGTATTCCATATATGTCTTTTGAAGATATTACAGATAAGCTTAGTATGAAAAACTGGTTTGATTTTGAAAAGGAAGGCAATCAAGATTATAAGGAAGTATTGACAAAAAAAATAGAATCATTAGTAGTTGACTTAGAGGTTGATTTAGGAGAAACATTTATGACAGTAGATGATTTTCTGCAAATTGAGGTAGGAGATATTATCCAATTAAATAGAAAAATCAATGATCCGTTGAAGATGTATGTTGAAGATAAGCTTCATTATTTTGTAAGGCCAGGTGAAGTTGATGATAAAATTGCGGTTGAAGTATTACAATATATAGAAGAGGATGTTGAATAA
- a CDS encoding chemotaxis response regulator protein-glutamate methylesterase → MGIKLLVVDDSAFMRRIINDIVEQIDGVEIVGIARNGLEALEKIPKLNPDVITLDVEMPKLNGIETLKKIRENWKIPVIMLSSYTGTDITIEALQIGAYDFIEKPSDLNSNASNFKQEFEIKLKSIFGKKHIKNNGNPSKCTHKDCNAIKAVVIGASTGGPKALVYLISRLPNKIKVPIFIVQHMPKSFTTSLANRMNNESKIKVVEAEDGMLVENNTVYLAPGDFHMTIEKDRISLNTRDKIHGVRPAVDYLFNTAAKIYKENLLGIILTGMGKDGSEGMRTIKEFCGYNIAQSEETCVVYGMPGSAVSKGVVDEILDLENISNKLNKFIEVKI, encoded by the coding sequence GTGGGCATAAAATTATTAGTTGTTGATGACTCTGCCTTTATGAGAAGAATTATAAATGATATAGTAGAACAAATAGATGGAGTTGAAATTGTAGGGATTGCGAGAAATGGACTTGAAGCATTGGAAAAGATCCCCAAATTAAACCCGGATGTTATCACCTTAGATGTAGAAATGCCTAAATTAAATGGAATAGAAACATTAAAAAAGATTAGAGAGAATTGGAAAATACCGGTTATTATGCTAAGTTCATATACTGGTACTGATATAACCATAGAAGCTTTACAGATAGGTGCTTATGATTTTATTGAGAAACCAAGTGATTTAAACTCAAACGCTTCTAATTTTAAACAAGAATTTGAGATAAAGTTAAAATCCATCTTTGGAAAGAAACATATAAAAAACAATGGGAATCCATCGAAATGTACACATAAAGACTGTAATGCAATTAAAGCTGTAGTCATAGGTGCGTCAACAGGAGGGCCTAAAGCCCTAGTCTATTTAATTAGTAGACTACCAAATAAAATAAAAGTACCTATATTTATTGTTCAACATATGCCAAAAAGTTTTACTACTTCATTGGCTAACAGGATGAATAATGAGTCAAAAATAAAAGTTGTAGAAGCTGAAGACGGTATGCTTGTTGAGAATAATACTGTATATTTGGCACCTGGTGATTTTCATATGACTATTGAAAAAGATAGAATATCCCTAAACACTAGAGATAAAATCCATGGGGTGCGTCCTGCTGTAGATTATCTGTTTAATACAGCAGCTAAAATATACAAAGAGAATCTCTTGGGGATTATACTAACAGGAATGGGAAAGGATGGTTCAGAAGGTATGCGTACCATCAAGGAATTTTGCGGATACAATATAGCCCAAAGTGAGGAGACCTGTGTAGTATATGGAATGCCCGGAAGCGCAGTTTCTAAAGGAGTTGTAGATGAGATATTGGATTTAGAAAATATATCAAATAAATTGAATAAGTTTATAGAGGTGAAGATATGA
- a CDS encoding chemotaxis protein CheC: MDNLNYTVLQLDVIKELANVGGGNAASSISKLIGKPVNMTVPTIELLNYEEVFEQIMAEDVMVNSILMNMTGDAEGKFLFMVSDDVAEGLINMMLPTGIEANEEIKQSALNELTNILITSFINAISMMVDINLISSIPIYVRDMFGAILSSVYIESEQYDDTVMIIKNEFLYQGDRMDSSLYFVPKPGVLQKLFKLLGLGEEQ; encoded by the coding sequence TTGGATAATCTAAATTATACAGTTTTGCAACTAGATGTTATTAAGGAATTAGCCAACGTTGGTGGTGGAAATGCTGCCAGTAGCATATCTAAGCTTATTGGAAAGCCAGTGAACATGACAGTGCCTACAATTGAATTACTCAATTACGAAGAAGTGTTTGAACAAATAATGGCTGAAGATGTAATGGTAAATTCAATTTTAATGAATATGACAGGCGATGCAGAAGGAAAGTTTTTGTTTATGGTTTCAGACGATGTAGCTGAAGGCTTAATTAATATGATGCTACCAACTGGTATTGAAGCAAATGAAGAAATCAAGCAATCTGCCTTGAATGAGCTAACAAATATACTTATTACTTCATTTATAAATGCAATTTCGATGATGGTTGATATTAATTTAATATCTTCAATACCGATATATGTAAGAGATATGTTTGGTGCTATTTTAAGTAGTGTATATATCGAATCGGAACAATATGACGATACAGTAATGATTATAAAGAATGAGTTCCTTTATCAAGGAGATAGAATGGATTCTTCTTTATACTTTGTTCCAAAACCAGGAGTATTACAAAAATTATTTAAATTATTAGGATTAGGAGAGGAGCAATAA
- a CDS encoding chemotaxis protein CheD: protein MSNEIKVSISDYKVSESPDKLITLGLGSCVGVAIYDKITKVGGLSHIMLPDSSFFNGNIKPEKFADLAIPMMVKEITKGRKNSNLIAKIAGGASMFNFPDKKDNDSIGSRNVMAVSTTLKSLGIPVISSDTGGKIGRTMIVNLDDFSVNIRTANREIITL from the coding sequence ATGAGCAATGAGATAAAGGTGAGCATTTCAGACTATAAGGTATCAGAGTCGCCTGATAAACTAATAACTTTAGGCTTAGGGTCCTGTGTGGGAGTTGCTATATATGATAAGATTACAAAGGTAGGAGGGCTAAGCCATATAATGCTTCCTGATAGCTCCTTTTTCAACGGAAATATTAAACCAGAAAAATTCGCAGATTTAGCTATACCAATGATGGTCAAAGAAATTACAAAAGGACGAAAGAACAGCAATCTTATTGCAAAGATAGCTGGAGGAGCAAGCATGTTTAATTTCCCTGATAAGAAAGATAATGATAGCATTGGTTCAAGAAATGTTATGGCAGTATCTACTACCCTTAAAAGTTTAGGTATACCAGTTATCTCCAGTGACACTGGTGGTAAAATTGGTAGAACTATGATTGTCAATTTAGATGACTTTAGTGTAAATATTAGAACTGCAAATAGAGAAATTATTACGCTTTAG